Within the Leptospira licerasiae serovar Varillal str. VAR 010 genome, the region TGGTTCACTCAAATTTCTCCTTCCGGCAAAGATTGGATCTTTAAAAACCACTCTCCCGATTTGAGGGTAGAAGGCCAGCTTGCATGGAACGATCTATCCGCTTCTTTAGAAAACGGACTTCTGTCTTATACGGTTGGTAAGGGTTACGGAGCCGATGCATTTCCTTTAGAAAATAGGATCTATCTGAATGTTTCCGCAAAAAAGAAGATCCATCTTTATTTGGAAGATGAGATCCTTGCCTGGACCAATGGAGAAGTTTCCGATCTAGGAAATGCAGTCTGGTCCGGCAATGGAAAACGTAAGATCATCCAAGACCAAAATTCCAAATTGGAACTGGAATTAGAACCAGAGATAGAAGCAAGTTTCTCCCGTCCCAAAAACTTAGGAACGGAAAAGTTTATCAAAACATTATATACTGTTTCGGGATGGATAAAGACCAAATCCAAAAAGGAAAAGGTCTCTGACGGAATTGCGATTTTAGAAAAGATCCAGAATTAAGAAGCGATCAGAAGATCTAAGACTGTTTTGCCGTCCATCTCGCCGGTGATCGGATTCATTGCTCTTTCCGGGTGTGGCATCATTCCTGCCACTTTAAAATCCGGAGAACAGATCCCGGCAATATCGTCCAAACTCCCGTTCGGATTATCACCTGCGTATAGAAATAGAATACGACCTTCGTCTTTCAATTGTTTGCGGATCTCTGCGGAGGCAAAGTAACATCCGTCTCCATGAGCCACCGGAACTCGTAAAATCTGATCATCCGCTAAACTTCCGCTGATCTTATTTGCGTTAGACGCTTTTTTAAGACCGATGGTCCTGCAGACATATTTTAGATTTCTGTTACGTATTAATGCGCCTGGAAGATAACCTGCTTCCGCTAAAATTTGGAATCCGTTGCAGATCCCGAATAATTTTCCGCCACGATCGGTATGTTCTTTTACCGATTTCATTACGGGAGAAAAAGGAGCCATTGCTCCGGATCTAAGATAATCTCCGTAAGAGAATCCGCCTGGAAGAATGACCAGATCGTATTTTTCGGAGAATTGGTCTTTATGCCAAACCTTGTCCACTTTCGCGGAATAGAATTCGGACAGAACTCTTACGATATCGTTATCACAATTAGAACCTGGAAAAGTGACTACCGCAGCTTTCATTCCGTTACAATCTCCGAACGATATGTTTCAATCACATGATTTACTAATAGTTTTTCGCAGAGGTTCGCCACTGTTTTCTTTGCAGTTTCGAGATCGGGAGAGTCCAATTTTACTTCGATATATTTTCCGACCCTAACGTCTTGGACCGATTTTTCGCCCAGTTCTTGTAGAGTAGACTTTACAGTGTTCCCTTGAGGATCGAGAACTGATTCTTTTAGAGTTACATTGATTCTTGCGATAAACATTTTAATAGTCGATCCTGTATTTCCTTATATGCCGCTTGTAATTCCACAATCAGACTCTCCGGCAAATCCGGAGGAGGGGGAACCTTGTTCCAACCGGACTTTTCCAGATAATTCCGTAAGATCTGTTTGTCCATGCTGGGAGGTGTGGTCCCGATAATGTAAGATTCTTTAGCCCAATAACGGGAAGAATCGGGGGTCAAAATCTCATCGATCAAGATGACCTTATCTTCCCAAATTCCGAATTCGAATTTGGTATCACAGAGCAAAATCCCGGCCCCAGCTACCAGTTCAGCGGCCCTGGTATAGAGGGAAATCGATTTTTCCTTCAAAATAGAGAAGAGTTCGGACCCGATCTCATTTTTCATTCTCTCTTCGGAGATATTCTCATCGTGTCCTGTATCATTCTTGATCGCGGGAGTAAAAGCAGGCTCCGGCAGTTTTTCGGATTCTTGCAAACCGGGAGGAAGTTTTTTAAAAGCAAGTGTGCCTTCTTGTTTGTATTCCTTCCAACCGGAACCGGAAAGATAACCTCGCACCACACATTCAAAATCGATCCGCTTACATTTTTTGACTAAGACAGAACGATCTTTTAAATCAGGATGATCTTTAAATGGAGAAGGGAATTTAGAAACATCGGTCTCTATAATATGATTCGGAATATCCTTAAAGTAGGAGAACCATTCTGCGGAGATCTTATTTAAAACTTTTCCTTTGCCAGGAACGATCTGACGGAACACCACATCGAATGCAGAGATCCTATCCGTAGAAGATAATATCAGGGAATTTCCTAAATCGTATACGTCTCTGACTTTGCCAATATAAGAAGGTTTCGGGAGTTCGCTCATCCTTGGATAACCATGAGAGCGATATCATCGTCGTGGGTCATGTTCCCCGAATGTGCCAATATCTTTTCCAGAGAAAAATTCAGTATATCTTCCTTGGATTCCACGGCATCTTTCAGGATCTTCTTCAGACTTTCTTCGCCCAAAATATTATAGTTCTCATCCGTTATTTCAGTGGCCCCGTCCGTGTAAAGTAATAGAGAAGCGCCTTTTTCCAAGACTACGGATCTAAACTCATCTTCTGTTCCAAGTTCTATCGGAATGATAAGAGGTCCCATACCTGGCAATTCATCGACATTACCATTATGGTAAAGCAACGGAGGAGGATGACCTCCATTCGCGTATTCGAAATTGCCTTTTTTATCCAAGATACCGTAAAAGAATGTGATGGAAAAATCTTCAGGCAGTATCTTTTCCAATTGTTGTCTAAGAGTTTTTACTTTTTCGATAAGAGTATTACTTCTTCCTAAATTGGAGACCTGCATCTTTACCATTGCGGAAAGAAGTGCTGCAGAAGGACCATGACCGGAACAATCCGCAATAAAGACATGAAGTTTGTCCTCTTCGATCCATGCGTCTATAAAATCACCGCCGATCTGCATTAAAGGATGGAAGACCGAATTCACTTTGAAGCCGTTCCATTCCAATTGTTTTTCGGGAACAAGCTCCTGTTGCACCCTTCTTGCCATCACTAGTTCTTTTTCGTACTTTTTCTTTTGTTGTAAAAGTTCGTCCTGGAGATTTTTGATCCGAATAAATGCCCTGATCTTTGCGACCAATTCTTTCGGTTGGAAAGGTTTATGAAGAAAGTCGTCTCCTCCGTGGGCGATCGCCTCGTCGAATCCCAACTCCCTATTATAAGCCGTAATAAAAAGTATCGGAAGAAGATTAAATCTATCTATCTCTCTCAATTCTTTACAAAAAGAAAATCCATCCTGGCCAGGCATACTCACATCTAAAAGAAGTACATCTACCTGGTTGGTCGCGAGAAGTGTGCGCGCCTCTTCCGTATTCATCGCGGTGAAAACTTGGAATCCCAGAGGTTTTAAAGTATGAACTAAAAGTTTAAGATTAATATCCGAATCGTCGACCGCAAGGATAGAATAGTCGGAATAATTCAATTGGCTTTCTTGCTTCTCTCTATCCACGATCCATCCCTATCATTACAAAATTCGTATTTTATAAAATTGAGTGAATTTTTCAATCCAACAATTCTTCTCTCACCGCTTTGATCTTATCCAAACGATAGACTATCCTGTATAAGATCAAAAAAAGTATATGATAGGCTAAGATCCCTATCCAAAAAGAAATCCTCATATCCGGATCCATCCCTTTTTTTCCCAACACGGAAGAAGGGTGATTTCCAGGATTGTCCATCCAGCGAATGGCTCCCCAGGTCAAGATCGCATTCACACTGCAAAACAAACTTAAAAAAGCGGAGAAGATATACTTTTTAGTTTGATCGAGAACTAAAAACCGCAATAGAAAATACGCCACAAGGCTAAGTACTAAAACGAAAAACGAATTTAAACGTGCATCGGTCGTATCCCAAGGAGTTCCCCAAGCCAAGTACGCCCAGATCGGCCCTGAAAATAAAACACCGATCGCAAACAAAAGAGAGATCTTATTTGCGGAAAGTGAAAGTGTATCCCAGATCCTATTTTTAGTTACCAGGTAAGCGATCGCACAAATGGAGGAAATTCCGGGACCATATAAAGCAACCCAAGCCACAGGCACATGGAAATAAAAAATCCTGTGGGAGATCCCCTGTTCTAAGATCACATTCGGGTAATACAAACCCAGAAGCACTGCAAACGGAAAAATCGATAAAAACAAAAGAGAGAGTATCCAGTCCCAGGCGGGATGCAGGAGGCGAATATTCATACGCTTGGAAGTGTGCAGGTATCCGCAATTTGTATCAACAAGAATCCTATTCGTCGGAAGTCATTTCTACCAGAAGTGCGCCCATGGAACCGTAAAAAACAGAGAACGCCAAAATTAGACAAAAAGAACCTACCAAGGCGGAAAAAGGTTGGGAGATAAATTTTCTCTCCGCTTCCATTCCGTATAAAAAAACCGGAATAGAAAGAGGTACTAAAAGTAATGGAAGAAGTATCTCTTTCAGACGAGAAGATAAACTGATATGGGAAAGACAAACTCCTAAAAAGGAAAGGCATAATAGACCAGGAAAGAAGAATACTATCTGTCTTCCGAATTCGTTTATGTCAGCGGGGAATGCGGAGAACATCAACGCAAAAAGCCCCATCAGATAAATAGCTGCAGCACACAACGCGATAAATACTAAAATCGATTTAGAAAAATATAAAACCCAAGGAGAAATGAACAGCCTACTTGCGGTTCCACCGCCGGCCTCCCTCTCTTCCCAAGTAAACTGACCGACTAATACGAATGAGGCGACAAATAGAATAGCCCATTTTAATCCTATAAGAGCGATCAGATCTATTTTGCCGTTCCTCTCTAAAGCATAATGGAATAAAAACACCATTGCGGAAACTAAAACGAGTAAAGAAAGTATCCCGTTACTTGCTTTTCCTAAAAGCCGGAACTCTTTTCGGATCAGAGCTAAAATCGCTTTCATTTGGGATTTTCTCCCAATTCCAAAAGTCTGGACTTTGCATTTAAATTGAAATTAGGATCGTGGGTCACCATGATAATAGAAGAAGTATCCAGAACATTCTCTAAAACCGTTCTTGCCTTGGATTCTCCTTCGCTATCCAAAGCGGTCAAAGGTTCGTCCAAAAGATAAAGATCCACGTTAGGCAAAAGAGCCCGCACCAATGCTGCCTTTTGTTTCATTCCTCGGGAAAAAGAAGAAACTGGATCTTTCCTTCTTTGCCAAAGACGAAAATCCTTTAACCAGGAAATAATCTGGTCCTCAGGACGGCAATCCCCTGCAATCCCTCTGAAATATTCCAGATTTTCCTCAAGACTTAAAGTGGTATATAAACCAAGATCATGGCCTAGATAGGAAAGTTGCGTAGACTTGGAAGAAGGGAATTTGATCTGATCCCTGAATTTATCGTGTTGCAGGATAGACTTAAGTAAAGTAGTCTTTCCTGAGCCGTTCATTCCCCTTACAAATAAAACTTCGTTCCGAAAAACGGAGAAGGAAACGTTCTTTAAAACCGATTTTCGTCCGATACTGTACGATAGGCCGGAACATTCCAATACTGGGATCGATGTTTGTGATGAGACCAATGAGGACAATTTCCCTTTTAAAAGAGTATTTACAAGGCTTAAATTTTGCCAAGTCACTCTGCATATTCTTATTCTTGATCTTTCCTAATATTGCCTTTGCACAATTCAAAATAGGAGATTCGGAATACGCAGGTATACTCTGGGGAGAGAATGATTTTTTAGATCCTGAGTTTTATCAAGATGGAAGCTTGGCACGTTCAGAGCAGGACTTTATAGTAGCGGCAGGCAGACATTGGAAAGGCGCCCCTCCCCCATCTAAAGCAAGTTTCGAATACGAAGGAAAACAGATAGTAAACTGCGGTATCTTTAACAATGAAGCGGTAGGACTATTGCAGTCGGCAGATCCTAAAAAAAGAGAAAAGGCGATCTCCATGCTGGAAGCAGGGATGAGATTCGACCCTTCCTTCTTCGCTTTTAGATATAATTTAGGAAGAGCCTATCATATAGAAAAAAAATACCAAAAAGCGATCTTTCAGTACGAATACGCGATTGCAGAAGTCCCTAAATATTACAGGACTTATATACATTTGGGAGTACTTTATGAACTTCTGAACGAACAGATCCAAGCGGTTATATATTATAAAAAAGCGGTCGAATTGAATCAATTCCAGACAGAGGCATTGGTGCTACTTGCGGAACATTATATCAGAACGGATCTGAAGAATAGGGCCCAGATCTATATTAAAAAAGCGTTATCCATAGACCAGAACAGCCCGGATGCCAAATTAGGACTAGCCCGTTTGGAGATCATGGGGGGCAGAGATTACTATGCCTATAAGATATTCAGAAATACCGACCTGTATGACGACCAAGGAAAGAAGAGACCTTATAATAAAAAATTCCATTTTTATTTTGCGGAGACGGCGAGTAAGATAGGCGATTATGTCACGGCTGCCAAAGAATATGAGGAGTTATTAAAATTCCCCAACGACCCATTCTTTACCGAATTTTCCCTGAAAATAATAGAAAGAAGAAGGGACCTGGCAAAAAGATTCGCAGAGATCAAGGCCGCAGACGAGGAAGCTGAGAAAGAGGGACAATAACCTAAACCCGAAAAAGACTTGGCAAATCAAAATAATTCGTCCAATTTTACAGACGGAGGATCCAATGAAAAACCAAACCAGGCTTTTCGCTTTGGCGACCCTCTTCTTCTTCGTACCACTATTGGCCCAACAAAAACAAAAGGTCAACGAGGCGGACGTATTTCAGGACGAAACCAGCGAGTACACCAAGTCCCTTAAAAAAATCATCGTAGGTCTAGAAGCAACGATCAACGAAAGATTAAAAGACTTGGAGCGCAAACACGATATTCTCGTGGTCCTGATGCCGAAGTATGAGAAACGCCAAACCATTGTCACGGAAGACATTCCTTTCCAAGTTCAGGACGGTTACGAAAGCAATTTGCTCAAGTACATTACCTTCCAGTTCAACAGCGGAAAGGTATCCGATATCACTCTAGCATCCGAAAGTAAAAGGATCTACTACGAGGTGATGTTCGAGAATAAAAAAATAGTCTTCAAACCGACAGATTTAAAATCGAGCGAGGTTACTCATGAGGTTTTTGAAAAAACCGAAATAACCAGACTCAACGAGATGTCTCTCGAAAACCAGATCAAAGCTCTCCGATTGTTAGAAGCAAGTCTTCGTTCTTCCATTTACCGGATAGACATTCTATTAGCTTTGTATAAGGACAAAAAAGACCGCAAAAACTTGTATCATATCGAGTTCTAAAAAACTCTTTCGATCTAGTTTTGTTGAGACCCCGAGGTGCTTACCTTGGGGTTTTTTATTGGCAGAAGGTCCGTTCAAACGAATCAATTTGCTGCAGCGGCAGAAGAAGAATTTAGACTCTCCATCTCCACAACTCTAGAACAAAACTTTTTCGCGGATTTAATATTGTGCGTCACCCAAAGAATGGTAACACCTTCTCTCTTGTTCAAATCAGAAAGAGCCTGCAATACCTGATGATTCAAGATAGGATCTAAAGCGGAAGTAGCTTCATCCAAACATAAAATTTTAGGACGACAAAGTAACGCGCGAAGAAGAGAAAATCTTTGCAGCTCCCCTCCTGAAAAAAAAGAAGGAAGACGATTTCTATCCTTTCCTTCTAATCCCAAGATAGGTATCCACTTTTCCAACAAAGATTCGTACAAGTTTTCTTCTTTGAATAATTGTAATGGTTCTCTTAAACTTTTTTCCAAAGTCCACATTGGATTAAAACCCAAAACAGGATCTTGGAAAACGGGCTGGATCCATCTGGCTGGGATATCTTTTCTGGATTTCCCAAAAATCTGAATGCTTCCTGTTTTTTTCCAAGAAGAAGGGATCGGAAGGTCTAATATTAGTCGTAAGAGTGTGGACTTTCCGGAACCGGAACGGCCCAAAATACCGAGAAATTCTCCTGCTTCTACTTGCAGATTTACCCCGGACAAGTAGGTTCTTTCGGAAGAAGATAGGGAAACTTCTTCCAGAACGACGATCGGTTCTTTTTTCTCGGACACGGATACCGGTTTAGTGCTTGCTTAGAATTCTGACAACCAATCCCTTAAAGAAATGAGTTTGAAAATTACGGAAGTAGGACCAAGAGATGGACTTCAAAACGAAAAGTTGGAGGTCCCCACAGAGGATAAATTACTATATATACAGAAGCTTGTCGAAGCGGGCCTAAAACATATAGAAGCCACTTCTTTCGTAAGAAAAGAAAACATCCCTCAACTCGGAGATGCAAAAGAACTCTCCGCATCTTTAAATTTGAATGGAGATGTTCACTTTAGCGCACTCACTCCGAATTTAAAAGGATACCAAGCCGCAATCTCTTCCGGATTTAAAGAAGTGGCGGTATTCACCGCTGCGTCCGAATCGTTCACAAAAAAGAATATCAATCGGACCATCCAAGAATCCATAGACGGTTTTAAGGAAATTTTTGCAGAAGCAAAGAAGGATGGAATATTAGTAAGAGGTTATGTTTCTACAGTAATCGATTGTCCTTACGAAGGAAAGATCGATCCGAAAAAAGTTTTAGAAGTTTCTAAAATACTTTTGGACCAAGGAGCTTACGAGATCTCTTTGGGAGAAACGATCGGCACTGCGGTTCCTGCAGAAGTGGAAAAATTGTTGGATATTCTTCTGAAAGAAATCCCTGCGGAAAAATTTGCGGGGCATTTTCATGATACCTACGGGATGGCGATCTCCAATGTCCAGAAATCCTATGAGTTAGGAATTCGATCTTTCGATTCTTCTTCCGGTGGTTTGGGCGGATGTCCTTATGCAAAAGGCGCTTCCGGGAACTTAGCCACAGAGGATTTAGTTTACTTCTTCCACAAATCAGGAATACAAACGGGGATAGATCTTTCCAAATTATTGGAAGCTTCCGCATTTATGGAAGGTATCTTACAAAGAAAACTAGCTTCTCGTTCCTATATCGCATTAAAAGCAAAAGCGGCTTCTTAATTAGAAGTCGCTAAGAGCAAAATATGCCCCCTTCTTCCGTCCTCAAAGAGAAAGATCTGAAAAAAAGTTTCGATCTTCTCTATAAAAACTATACCAAACCTGAATTTTTAGATTCCGATCCTTTATTCTTATGTTATCTATACGACTCTCCGGAAGATAGGGAGTTTGTAGGACTTCTATCGGCATTATTTGCCTACGGGAATGTGACTGCGATCCGAGGCTTTCTCTCTAGACTTCTGGAACCGATGGGTAAACACCCCAAACAATATTTACTCAATCATGGCACCAAAATTTGGAAAAATAAACTAGGATCTTATCGTTTCCAAAAAGAAAAGGACATTCTTTTATTCTTGCAAGCGATCCGACTTGCCTATCTGGAAATTGAAAAATCAGGAGAGAAGTTTTTAGAATCCTGGTTTAGTCCGGTCCATCCAAAGGATGCAGGTTTAGAAAAAAGGATCTACGGTTTCCAATCCAGACTTTCCGAAATTTTAGAGGACTTAGATCCAGGTTGGAAGTCCTACGGACTTGGTTTTTTGATCGGACTCGGAAATCCAAAATCTGCACATAAACGTTATTGTATGTTCCTAAGATGGATGGTCCGTAAAGAAGAGCCTGATCTGGGACTATACAAACGGATCCAAACCTCGGAGTTATTATTTCCGTTAGATACTCATATAAATCGTCTTTCCAATATTTTGGGAATTACCGAAAGAAGGACTTCCGATCTCAAAAAATCAAGGGAGGTCACAGACTATTTCCAAAAGTTTTATCCCGAAGATCCGTTGAGAATGGACTTCGCTCTTTGTAGGCTTGGGATCTTGCGCAAATGCAAAAGTGTTTATATCGCCGAACTATGCGAGTCTTGCGATCTAAAAGAAGTTTGTAAGATTTACGGGAAAAAAAAGAAGAAAGTTGGTACCGCCACGGAGAATTGAACTCCGGTTACCAGGATGAAAACCTGGTGTCCTAACCACTAGACGATGGCGGCGTTTTATTTAGCTCAAGCCTTGAGTCGTTTGGGATTCGAACCCAAGACCCTCTCATTAAAAGTGAGATGCTCTACCGACTGAGCTAACGACTCGACGTAAGAACACGATATTTTTCGACCCTCTCTGGTCAAACGAATTTCATATAGTTTTTTACTAGTTTCGAGAAGATTCTAAACGCAAAAAAATCCGAAAAAACTTTGTCCGATCTTAAAATCCGGAAGCGATCGTATCTTTTCTGTCCGGTCCTGTAGAGATCAAATCTATACGAACTCCTATCAGTTTTTCCAAAGCACGGATATAATCCTTACAAGCAGAAGGAAGTTTGTCGAATTCTCCGATCCCAGTGATGTCTGTTTTCCAACCAGGGAATTCTTCGTAGATCACTTTTACTTGGTCCAGTCCTTGAGAAGGGAAACAGTCCAATTTTTTGCCGTTCCTTTCGTAAGCTACCGCCACAGGAATTTTATCGTAGGCGGACAGAACATCTATCTTAGTGAGTGCGATGGATGTAAGTCCGTTAATACGAACTGCATGTCTAAGAACTTCCGTATCGAACCAGCCGCAACGTCTAGGTCTTCCGGTAGTAGCGCCGTATTCGGCACCTAAAGTCCTGAGTTGTTCTCCTTCTTCTCCGTGAAGTTCCGTAGGGAAAGGACCTTCTCCTACTCTTGTGGTATAAGCTTTTGTAATTCCGATCACACTTTTTAAATGATGGAATGCAATCCCGGATCCGATGAATGCTCCACCAGTAGTAGGATTGGAACTGGTTACATAAGGATAAGTACCGAAATCAACATCAAGTCCGGTTCCTTGCGCACCTTCTAAGAGTACTTTTTTGCCTGCTTTTAATTGAGATTCCAAATAATAAGGAGTGTTGATGATCTTCTTTTGGATCTTGGAATAGAAATGTTTTACATTCTCTAAGATTTCTTTTGCGGAAATCTCTTCTACGTCGTAGAGTTTTACAAGCTCTCTGTTTTTCTCGTCCACCAGATGTTGTAGTCTGGTTTCGAAATCGTTTTCGAGAAGATCCCCTACTCTTAGACCGATCCTCATCATTTTATCCGCATAACAGATACCGATCCCTTTTTTGGTGGTTCCGATCTTACGATCAGGAGCGCAGGCACTTTCTCTTGCAGAATCTATCAATCCATGGAATGGGAAAAGAAGATGGCATGCATCGCTGATCAGAAGTTTTTCATAAACAGGAAATCCTTCCGCCTGTAGTTTATCACATTCTTCTATAAAGAATGTCGGATCTAAAACGACTCCGTTACCGATCACACAAACGGTTTGGTCGTAAATGATCCCGGAAGGCACCAAGTGAAACACATATTTTTTGCCATGAACCACAACTGTATGCCCAGCATTGGCTCCGCCTTGGTAACGTACTATAATATCCGTATCTTTGGAAAGGTAATCGATTACTTTTGCTTTCCCTTCGTCACCCCATTGGGTTCCGACCACTAATGTTGCGGGCATTGATTATTCCTTAATTCCTGTTTCTTTTTGTATACGATTTCAATTTTTACACGCTCTTCTTTATACCATCAGACCGGTCGTGCATCTTTCAATTTCCAAGTCTGGTCTAATACCGCTTCCAGCGCATCTACATTGATCGCAAATCCGCAGGCGTCTTTTTGAGTTCCGGAGAATAGTTCATATAAATGATCATAAGCCCCTCCGGTTAGAACCGGTTCTGAACTTCCTGACACATAACCTTGGAAAACGAATCCAGTATAATATTCCAAATCCGGAATAAGAGTATAATCCGAACAAAATTCCAAACCGGGAGTTTTGCCGAGTGACCCAATAATTTCCCCCGTTTCGGAGATGATCTTTTGGAAAGAATCGGAAAGTCCTAAAGAAGCAAACTTTTTACCTAGATCTTCCTTATGTGAAACAAATCCTAAACATAAAGATTCCAATACCGGGAAAATCCGGGAAGCGTTTCTACTTTCCAGAAAACGGCGGATCTCCGGAAGATTTTTCCTATATAATAAAAACGACAATTGCCTTTTTTCGGATCTGGAAAGTTCTAATGACTCCAGAACGGAATGAAAAACTCCCACGTTACCGATAACAACGGTT harbors:
- the purQ gene encoding phosphoribosylformylglycinamidine synthase subunit PurQ is translated as MKAAVVTFPGSNCDNDIVRVLSEFYSAKVDKVWHKDQFSEKYDLVILPGGFSYGDYLRSGAMAPFSPVMKSVKEHTDRGGKLFGICNGFQILAEAGYLPGALIRNRNLKYVCRTIGLKKASNANKISGSLADDQILRVPVAHGDGCYFASAEIRKQLKDEGRILFLYAGDNPNGSLDDIAGICSPDFKVAGMMPHPERAMNPITGEMDGKTVLDLLIAS
- the purS gene encoding phosphoribosylformylglycinamidine synthase subunit PurS, whose protein sequence is MFIARINVTLKESVLDPQGNTVKSTLQELGEKSVQDVRVGKYIEVKLDSPDLETAKKTVANLCEKLLVNHVIETYRSEIVTE
- a CDS encoding phosphoribosylaminoimidazolesuccinocarboxamide synthase, giving the protein MSELPKPSYIGKVRDVYDLGNSLILSSTDRISAFDVVFRQIVPGKGKVLNKISAEWFSYFKDIPNHIIETDVSKFPSPFKDHPDLKDRSVLVKKCKRIDFECVVRGYLSGSGWKEYKQEGTLAFKKLPPGLQESEKLPEPAFTPAIKNDTGHDENISEERMKNEIGSELFSILKEKSISLYTRAAELVAGAGILLCDTKFEFGIWEDKVILIDEILTPDSSRYWAKESYIIGTTPPSMDKQILRNYLEKSGWNKVPPPPDLPESLIVELQAAYKEIQDRLLKCLSQESM
- a CDS encoding PP2C family protein-serine/threonine phosphatase is translated as MDREKQESQLNYSDYSILAVDDSDINLKLLVHTLKPLGFQVFTAMNTEEARTLLATNQVDVLLLDVSMPGQDGFSFCKELREIDRFNLLPILFITAYNRELGFDEAIAHGGDDFLHKPFQPKELVAKIRAFIRIKNLQDELLQQKKKYEKELVMARRVQQELVPEKQLEWNGFKVNSVFHPLMQIGGDFIDAWIEEDKLHVFIADCSGHGPSAALLSAMVKMQVSNLGRSNTLIEKVKTLRQQLEKILPEDFSITFFYGILDKKGNFEYANGGHPPPLLYHNGNVDELPGMGPLIIPIELGTEDEFRSVVLEKGASLLLYTDGATEITDENYNILGEESLKKILKDAVESKEDILNFSLEKILAHSGNMTHDDDIALMVIQG
- the ccsA gene encoding cytochrome c biogenesis protein CcsA, producing the protein MNIRLLHPAWDWILSLLFLSIFPFAVLLGLYYPNVILEQGISHRIFYFHVPVAWVALYGPGISSICAIAYLVTKNRIWDTLSLSANKISLLFAIGVLFSGPIWAYLAWGTPWDTTDARLNSFFVLVLSLVAYFLLRFLVLDQTKKYIFSAFLSLFCSVNAILTWGAIRWMDNPGNHPSSVLGKKGMDPDMRISFWIGILAYHILFLILYRIVYRLDKIKAVREELLD
- a CDS encoding heme exporter protein CcmB: MKAILALIRKEFRLLGKASNGILSLLVLVSAMVFLFHYALERNGKIDLIALIGLKWAILFVASFVLVGQFTWEEREAGGGTASRLFISPWVLYFSKSILVFIALCAAAIYLMGLFALMFSAFPADINEFGRQIVFFFPGLLCLSFLGVCLSHISLSSRLKEILLPLLLVPLSIPVFLYGMEAERKFISQPFSALVGSFCLILAFSVFYGSMGALLVEMTSDE
- a CDS encoding ABC transporter ATP-binding protein, which translates into the protein MVSSQTSIPVLECSGLSYSIGRKSVLKNVSFSVFRNEVLFVRGMNGSGKTTLLKSILQHDKFRDQIKFPSSKSTQLSYLGHDLGLYTTLSLEENLEYFRGIAGDCRPEDQIISWLKDFRLWQRRKDPVSSFSRGMKQKAALVRALLPNVDLYLLDEPLTALDSEGESKARTVLENVLDTSSIIMVTHDPNFNLNAKSRLLELGENPK
- a CDS encoding tetratricopeptide repeat protein, with protein sequence MRTISLLKEYLQGLNFAKSLCIFLFLIFPNIAFAQFKIGDSEYAGILWGENDFLDPEFYQDGSLARSEQDFIVAAGRHWKGAPPPSKASFEYEGKQIVNCGIFNNEAVGLLQSADPKKREKAISMLEAGMRFDPSFFAFRYNLGRAYHIEKKYQKAIFQYEYAIAEVPKYYRTYIHLGVLYELLNEQIQAVIYYKKAVELNQFQTEALVLLAEHYIRTDLKNRAQIYIKKALSIDQNSPDAKLGLARLEIMGGRDYYAYKIFRNTDLYDDQGKKRPYNKKFHFYFAETASKIGDYVTAAKEYEELLKFPNDPFFTEFSLKIIERRRDLAKRFAEIKAADEEAEKEGQ
- a CDS encoding ABC transporter ATP-binding protein, with amino-acid sequence MSEKKEPIVVLEEVSLSSSERTYLSGVNLQVEAGEFLGILGRSGSGKSTLLRLILDLPIPSSWKKTGSIQIFGKSRKDIPARWIQPVFQDPVLGFNPMWTLEKSLREPLQLFKEENLYESLLEKWIPILGLEGKDRNRLPSFFSGGELQRFSLLRALLCRPKILCLDEATSALDPILNHQVLQALSDLNKREGVTILWVTHNIKSAKKFCSRVVEMESLNSSSAAAAN
- a CDS encoding hydroxymethylglutaryl-CoA lyase; translated protein: MSLKITEVGPRDGLQNEKLEVPTEDKLLYIQKLVEAGLKHIEATSFVRKENIPQLGDAKELSASLNLNGDVHFSALTPNLKGYQAAISSGFKEVAVFTAASESFTKKNINRTIQESIDGFKEIFAEAKKDGILVRGYVSTVIDCPYEGKIDPKKVLEVSKILLDQGAYEISLGETIGTAVPAEVEKLLDILLKEIPAEKFAGHFHDTYGMAISNVQKSYELGIRSFDSSSGGLGGCPYAKGASGNLATEDLVYFFHKSGIQTGIDLSKLLEASAFMEGILQRKLASRSYIALKAKAAS
- a CDS encoding TIGR02757 family protein, producing MPPSSVLKEKDLKKSFDLLYKNYTKPEFLDSDPLFLCYLYDSPEDREFVGLLSALFAYGNVTAIRGFLSRLLEPMGKHPKQYLLNHGTKIWKNKLGSYRFQKEKDILLFLQAIRLAYLEIEKSGEKFLESWFSPVHPKDAGLEKRIYGFQSRLSEILEDLDPGWKSYGLGFLIGLGNPKSAHKRYCMFLRWMVRKEEPDLGLYKRIQTSELLFPLDTHINRLSNILGITERRTSDLKKSREVTDYFQKFYPEDPLRMDFALCRLGILRKCKSVYIAELCESCDLKEVCKIYGKKKKKVGTATEN